In Streptomyces sp. P3, one DNA window encodes the following:
- a CDS encoding DUF317 domain-containing protein yields the protein MSHPFENLDPAQTVQVLPRHLAGPGAVDPRTAWAFPYDEGWPFAQTDDGTATAFSPCLRLQTTYDPQPDQRGKGTWTVSAHQAPFTPPAWRITFDAATPVELLHDVHTELLDLYLEDRHSDHDRLFRDETAPHEAYVPLLTGGWSHDVKTDGTQTFLTPEGLGGLRHRYAISGSSGPAWRAWGGHPSEPHWTARFSFGTPTTLVAAFTASLISTEPLHRTVQDVPVHTRSALYIATTTPKQPHGSTPVAPPPPAPVASRTR from the coding sequence ATGAGCCACCCCTTTGAAAACCTCGACCCCGCCCAAACCGTGCAGGTCCTTCCCCGCCACCTCGCCGGGCCCGGCGCCGTCGACCCGCGTACCGCATGGGCCTTCCCCTACGACGAGGGCTGGCCGTTCGCCCAGACCGACGACGGCACGGCCACGGCGTTCAGCCCGTGCCTGCGACTGCAGACCACCTACGACCCCCAGCCCGACCAGCGCGGCAAGGGCACGTGGACCGTCAGCGCCCACCAGGCCCCGTTCACCCCACCGGCCTGGCGGATCACCTTCGACGCCGCCACCCCCGTCGAGCTGCTGCACGACGTCCACACCGAACTGCTCGACCTCTACCTCGAAGACCGGCACAGCGACCACGACCGGCTGTTCCGGGACGAGACGGCACCGCACGAGGCGTACGTGCCGCTGCTCACCGGCGGGTGGAGCCACGACGTCAAGACCGACGGCACACAAACGTTCCTCACCCCGGAAGGACTCGGCGGCCTACGCCACCGCTACGCCATCAGCGGCTCCAGCGGGCCGGCCTGGCGGGCCTGGGGCGGACACCCCAGCGAGCCGCACTGGACGGCACGCTTCTCGTTCGGCACGCCCACCACGCTCGTCGCAGCCTTCACCGCCTCGCTGATCTCCACCGAGCCACTGCACCGCACCGTCCAGGACGTCCCCGTCCACACCCGCAGCGCCCTCTACATCGCCACCACGACACCCAAGCAGCCTCACGGCAGCACACCTGTCGCCCCGCCACCTCCCGCCCCGGTTGCCAGCCGAACCCGATGA
- a CDS encoding SpaA isopeptide-forming pilin-related protein — protein sequence MHALFVRSAAVAVAVTGTLTWAPAASAQPSEPTPSASAETPAPDAGSVEIITKDPAGDALLGAAFLLLDSAGQEAGRGKTDAQGKLTFSDLAPGVYRLKEISSGSSLHDTADDQDVIVTPGNATRLTVVDPFKAASVLVKGKDDKTGKLLPGSTVNIGSGDKTILTLTTGADGTASGKLPINSRTGTDFWVKQVKAPAGYNIYKPSKAFKAKPGDPVTVTVTNAKTATTPPPSEKPTDKPTEKPSDKPSPDKPGRDEDTPAPSASGTPTSNESASPAPSGSLAHTGADATPWLIGGAGVLIVAGGGALFAARRRRTDDSTDDGSSAS from the coding sequence GTGCACGCTCTCTTCGTTCGATCCGCCGCCGTCGCCGTCGCGGTGACCGGCACCCTCACCTGGGCGCCGGCCGCGAGCGCCCAGCCCTCCGAACCGACCCCCTCGGCCTCCGCCGAGACACCGGCCCCGGACGCGGGCAGCGTCGAGATCATCACCAAGGACCCGGCCGGGGACGCGCTCCTCGGCGCCGCGTTCCTCCTGCTCGACTCCGCCGGCCAAGAAGCTGGACGGGGCAAGACCGACGCACAGGGGAAACTGACCTTCTCCGACCTCGCGCCGGGCGTCTACCGCCTCAAAGAAATCTCCAGCGGCAGCAGCCTTCACGACACCGCCGATGACCAGGACGTCATCGTCACCCCGGGCAACGCCACCCGGCTCACGGTCGTCGACCCGTTCAAGGCCGCCTCGGTCCTGGTGAAGGGCAAGGACGACAAGACCGGCAAGCTGCTGCCCGGATCCACGGTCAACATCGGCAGCGGCGACAAAACCATACTGACGCTGACCACCGGCGCCGACGGAACGGCCAGCGGCAAGCTGCCCATCAACTCCCGTACCGGCACGGACTTCTGGGTCAAGCAGGTCAAGGCACCTGCCGGCTACAACATCTACAAGCCCTCGAAGGCGTTCAAGGCCAAGCCGGGCGATCCCGTGACCGTGACCGTCACCAACGCCAAGACCGCCACCACCCCGCCGCCCTCGGAGAAGCCGACAGACAAGCCCACCGAGAAGCCAAGCGACAAGCCCTCCCCGGACAAGCCCGGCAGGGATGAGGACACCCCGGCGCCGTCTGCCTCGGGTACTCCGACCTCCAACGAGTCCGCGTCGCCGGCTCCTTCCGGCTCGCTCGCGCACACCGGCGCCGACGCCACCCCGTGGCTGATCGGCGGCGCCGGAGTCCTGATCGTCGCTGGCGGAGGCGCTCTCTTCGCGGCCCGTCGCCGACGCACGGACGACTCCACCGACGACGGCTCCTCCGCGAGCTGA
- a CDS encoding integrase, producing MDEWWLVFVPDPERWGPLPEEGVLGVRDLPAALDAVGLRPGDPVFVRPDFVVDAELLQFALSPDFRDLERESRRNYATDIRLLLSWLWRRGVPWRAATIADLRAYKEFRVDSPLNPQRIGGTKWNREAAALTQLYKWAKVSPLPVDVGRRADRSASARSSRVSWLTPRTWGLWQDLGLRGVGRDGAPLPGWDGRTELRNTAFVGLTLSSGLRRQEAGAMLTFEVPTRRLRSGRYCHGLVASALSRSKRDRTYYASIESVRQLGAYSESERAWAIQRAQVEGRYEKLSLMRLVTDVTLGPVPVVHWVERDGTAGRRELSLLDWRERQWLFVEGPHGPEPAWLWLSEQGMPMLPDRWNTVFRQANQRCEEALLTPEEREVPRPLRSAAVRGKVPYATPHSARHSMALYMLVVLNELMDKKYGLTAADRRDFAQLYGDPWWLVKTLLGHRDVETTKEHYLNPVMHLQLESILAFDTEDEHGETDQTKDLNGLFTRLARETSGIQDIEVLFDALPVAETS from the coding sequence ATGGACGAGTGGTGGCTGGTGTTTGTGCCGGATCCGGAGCGGTGGGGGCCGCTTCCGGAGGAGGGGGTGCTGGGGGTCCGCGACCTGCCGGCGGCCTTGGACGCGGTGGGGCTTCGCCCAGGCGATCCGGTATTCGTTCGACCTGATTTCGTCGTGGACGCGGAGTTGTTGCAGTTCGCCCTCTCGCCGGATTTCCGCGACCTGGAACGGGAGTCGCGTCGGAATTACGCGACAGACATCCGTTTGCTGCTGTCGTGGCTTTGGCGGCGGGGTGTTCCCTGGCGGGCTGCGACAATTGCGGACTTGCGGGCGTACAAGGAATTCCGCGTCGACTCTCCGTTGAATCCTCAGCGGATCGGCGGAACGAAGTGGAACCGGGAGGCAGCTGCGCTGACCCAGCTCTACAAATGGGCGAAGGTCAGCCCTCTCCCGGTAGATGTGGGTCGTCGCGCGGACCGATCAGCAAGTGCGCGAAGCTCTCGGGTGTCGTGGCTGACTCCGCGTACTTGGGGTCTGTGGCAAGACCTGGGCCTGCGAGGAGTTGGCCGAGACGGGGCGCCGTTGCCCGGCTGGGACGGGCGAACCGAACTGCGGAACACCGCGTTCGTGGGGCTGACGCTGAGCTCGGGCCTGCGACGGCAGGAGGCCGGCGCGATGCTGACGTTCGAAGTGCCGACCCGGCGTCTTCGATCTGGACGCTACTGCCATGGCCTGGTGGCCAGCGCCCTTTCGCGGTCGAAGCGTGACCGGACCTACTACGCGTCGATCGAGTCTGTACGCCAGCTCGGTGCCTACAGCGAGTCCGAGCGGGCGTGGGCTATCCAGCGCGCCCAGGTGGAGGGCCGCTACGAGAAGCTGTCGCTGATGCGGCTGGTCACGGACGTGACGCTTGGCCCGGTTCCGGTCGTGCACTGGGTGGAGCGGGATGGGACGGCAGGCAGGCGGGAACTGAGCCTGCTGGACTGGCGCGAGAGGCAGTGGCTGTTCGTCGAGGGACCACACGGCCCGGAACCGGCGTGGTTGTGGTTGTCCGAGCAGGGCATGCCGATGCTGCCGGACCGGTGGAACACGGTGTTCCGGCAGGCCAACCAGCGGTGCGAGGAAGCTCTGTTGACGCCGGAGGAGCGAGAGGTCCCGCGGCCGTTGAGGTCGGCTGCGGTACGGGGGAAGGTCCCGTATGCGACGCCGCATTCCGCGCGTCACTCCATGGCGCTCTACATGCTGGTCGTGCTGAACGAGCTCATGGACAAGAAGTACGGGCTGACCGCCGCGGACCGGCGCGACTTCGCTCAGCTCTACGGCGACCCGTGGTGGCTGGTGAAGACCCTGTTGGGACACCGGGACGTTGAGACGACGAAGGAGCACTACCTCAACCCGGTCATGCACCTGCAGCTGGAGTCGATCCTCGCCTTCGACACCGAGGACGAGCACGGCGAGACGGACCAGACGAAGGACCTGAACGGCCTGTTCACCCGGCTGGCCCGGGAAACTTCCGGGATCCAGGACATCGAGGTGCTGTTCGATGCCCTCCCCGTCGCGGAGACATCGTGA
- a CDS encoding integrase, translating into MTTALTLEADPYILPLPGPESPVVLDRWISAGNTHPNSRYSDDVWSMGPLIDNPGDSIHKINLRRCPATLRSEFRRLIWVLVNGELRPTYVQERGFQNRSRDGVISMRDNILQWMKFARWLDRQGVSQVSDCTMEHWMAYAAKCTSGCTRVHAQTVLRWLSDLWAFDQLSASPCGVTQPPWESEGIDDYLPASTGEAGGENKTEPLDPTVIGPLLTWSIRMVEDFSDDILAAWAERCRMHARVTATPSTRGGLAAVKNYLQPLVDAGALLPATVSRKHGITLAHHYVAAVTGASWNQVHDFATRRGLRELAARRPGPSPMQVPVTGRIEGRTWREFMDYEETPILVRHLATAAAIVILYLTGMRPQEARSLRSGCCPDPQPNPDGSMPRHLIRAHHFKNVRDSDGHHISAGEERAVPWVAITPVVNAIRVLERIVPKGELLFSSTHHDVVSQRKHHGALKRGTLDRRVENLVSWINQEATAQGLPAQMVPEDPHGNLGLSRLRRTLAWHIARRPGGLVALAIQYGHMRTALDARTSTGYGNRGRRGFHGELDVETALAAAQTAARLRDATAAGEKISGPAARRALIGATSLPSFEGALTTPKAAAKFLARDGLVLFDNPDSFLICAFKRDTALCDPDPGATAPNQFACQLGCGNAVRTDSYAQAAREHADRLDTKAVLVPQPLGDRLRLTANRFRALADAHDSAAQSAEEAIA; encoded by the coding sequence GTGACGACAGCTCTGACCCTCGAGGCCGATCCCTACATCCTTCCCCTGCCGGGGCCGGAGAGCCCGGTGGTCCTGGACCGGTGGATCAGCGCCGGCAACACCCACCCCAACTCCCGGTACAGCGACGACGTCTGGTCGATGGGACCGCTGATCGATAACCCCGGGGACAGCATCCACAAGATCAATTTGAGGAGGTGCCCCGCCACCCTGCGGAGCGAGTTCCGGCGCCTCATCTGGGTCCTGGTCAACGGCGAACTGCGACCCACCTACGTGCAGGAACGGGGCTTTCAGAACCGGTCACGCGACGGCGTGATCAGTATGCGCGACAACATCCTGCAGTGGATGAAGTTCGCGCGCTGGCTCGACCGGCAAGGCGTGTCCCAGGTCAGTGACTGCACCATGGAGCACTGGATGGCGTACGCCGCCAAGTGCACCAGCGGCTGCACGCGCGTTCATGCCCAGACGGTTCTGCGCTGGCTCTCGGACCTGTGGGCCTTCGACCAGCTGTCGGCCAGCCCCTGCGGCGTTACGCAGCCGCCCTGGGAGAGCGAGGGCATCGACGACTACCTGCCGGCCTCGACGGGCGAGGCGGGCGGGGAGAACAAGACTGAGCCGCTGGACCCGACCGTGATCGGTCCTTTGCTGACCTGGTCGATCCGCATGGTCGAGGACTTCTCCGACGACATTCTGGCCGCCTGGGCCGAGCGCTGCCGCATGCACGCCCGCGTGACGGCCACGCCGAGCACCCGAGGGGGTCTGGCGGCCGTCAAGAACTATCTGCAGCCGCTGGTTGATGCCGGGGCTCTCCTGCCCGCCACCGTGAGCCGAAAGCACGGCATTACCCTGGCCCATCACTACGTCGCGGCGGTCACGGGAGCCAGCTGGAACCAGGTCCACGACTTCGCTACTCGGCGCGGGCTCCGTGAGCTCGCCGCCCGGCGGCCCGGCCCCAGCCCGATGCAGGTGCCGGTGACGGGCCGGATCGAGGGGCGGACCTGGCGCGAGTTCATGGACTACGAGGAGACGCCGATTCTGGTGCGGCACCTGGCCACGGCCGCCGCCATCGTGATCTTGTATTTGACCGGGATGCGCCCCCAGGAGGCGCGGTCGCTGCGGTCCGGCTGCTGCCCGGACCCGCAACCGAACCCCGACGGCTCCATGCCGCGGCATCTGATCCGGGCCCACCACTTCAAGAACGTGCGCGACTCGGACGGCCACCACATCTCCGCTGGTGAGGAGCGCGCCGTCCCCTGGGTCGCGATCACCCCCGTCGTGAACGCCATCCGGGTTCTGGAGCGCATCGTCCCCAAGGGCGAGCTGTTGTTCAGCTCCACCCACCACGATGTCGTCTCCCAGCGCAAGCACCACGGTGCGCTGAAGCGGGGCACCCTGGACCGCCGCGTCGAGAATCTCGTGTCGTGGATCAACCAGGAGGCCACCGCCCAGGGCTTGCCCGCCCAGATGGTGCCGGAGGACCCGCACGGCAACCTTGGACTGAGTCGCCTGCGCAGAACTTTGGCTTGGCACATCGCCCGCCGCCCCGGCGGTCTGGTCGCCCTCGCCATCCAGTACGGACACATGCGCACCGCCCTGGACGCCCGTACCTCCACCGGCTACGGCAACCGCGGTCGCCGGGGGTTCCACGGGGAGCTCGACGTCGAGACCGCTCTCGCCGCCGCGCAGACCGCAGCACGGCTGCGCGACGCTACTGCGGCCGGCGAGAAGATCTCCGGCCCGGCCGCTCGACGGGCTCTCATCGGAGCAACCTCGCTCCCCAGCTTCGAAGGCGCCCTGACCACCCCGAAGGCCGCCGCCAAGTTCCTCGCGCGCGACGGCCTCGTACTCTTCGACAACCCGGACTCCTTCCTCATCTGCGCCTTCAAGCGCGACACGGCCCTGTGCGATCCGGATCCCGGGGCGACGGCACCCAACCAGTTCGCCTGCCAGCTCGGCTGCGGCAACGCGGTCCGCACCGACAGCTACGCGCAGGCGGCACGAGAGCACGCTGATCGGCTCGATACGAAGGCAGTCCTCGTGCCCCAGCCCCTGGGTGACCGACTTCGCCTGACCGCCAACCGCTTCCGCGCTCTCGCCGACGCCCACGACTCCGCCGCCCAGTCCGCCGAGGAGGCCATCGCATGA
- a CDS encoding STAS domain-containing protein codes for MSVGRSYTRTGHIDVACGQLTFIDCTGLSALLAAAHAAKAGGSELRLRAVPHSLARLLRLTCTGGAFTIEQP; via the coding sequence ATGTCCGTTGGCCGTAGCTATACGAGAACAGGGCACATCGACGTGGCCTGCGGCCAGCTGACCTTCATCGACTGCACCGGTCTGTCCGCGCTGCTGGCCGCCGCCCACGCGGCCAAGGCCGGCGGGAGCGAGCTGCGGCTGCGCGCGGTCCCGCACTCCCTGGCTCGGCTACTGCGGCTCACCTGTACCGGCGGCGCCTTCACGATCGAGCAGCCATAG
- a CDS encoding uracil-DNA glycosylase codes for MARRMRDEAFRIEQEQGRYAPHVRPINEMVDALRDQDERGWMPHVAPWHGGVEARALSILRDPGPKTQEGVGSGFLCVENDDPTAELQVQLFEGAGIAPRDVTPWNAYPWYINRSPKAAELQAGVEVLKQLLGLMPKAEVVLLQGSEAQDAWRRLLKTHPGVVRERSLKVVSTYHPGRQALFVRDPDERARRAQHRVDSCQTVGDVLRGEGGQR; via the coding sequence ATGGCGAGACGAATGCGGGACGAGGCGTTCCGGATAGAGCAGGAGCAGGGGCGCTACGCCCCTCACGTACGTCCGATCAATGAGATGGTCGACGCCTTGCGCGACCAGGACGAGCGTGGCTGGATGCCGCACGTCGCCCCCTGGCACGGGGGAGTGGAGGCGCGCGCCCTGTCGATCCTGCGGGACCCGGGCCCCAAGACACAGGAGGGTGTCGGCTCCGGATTTCTGTGCGTGGAGAACGACGATCCGACAGCGGAGCTTCAGGTCCAGCTCTTCGAGGGGGCGGGGATCGCGCCGCGAGACGTCACTCCCTGGAACGCCTACCCCTGGTACATCAACCGCTCGCCGAAGGCGGCCGAGCTTCAGGCCGGCGTCGAGGTCCTGAAGCAGCTGCTGGGGTTGATGCCGAAGGCCGAGGTCGTGCTTCTCCAGGGCAGTGAAGCCCAGGACGCGTGGCGCCGCCTGCTCAAGACGCACCCCGGAGTTGTCCGTGAACGGAGTCTGAAGGTGGTCAGCACCTACCACCCGGGACGGCAGGCTCTCTTCGTGCGAGACCCGGATGAACGCGCCCGCCGCGCACAGCACAGAGTCGACTCCTGCCAGACCGTCGGTGACGTGCTCCGTGGCGAGGGCGGGCAGAGGTAG
- a CDS encoding DUF4158 domain-containing protein encodes MPTNFLSEEQRRRFGHFTEDPDEGQLAGSFLLDQTARRRAMATRCARNRIGWAVQLGTIRYLGTFLNNPEEVPAGVVAWFALARWLYQRAWIGNERPTLLLDLATKRLVDKKVVLPGVTVLERLVSGNRERAEKRLWATLAAVKVGSGSAGPRRCPPAVAAVRPPVSTRPASPPEPPPRASSTAGAP; translated from the coding sequence GTGCCCACCAACTTTCTGAGCGAGGAACAGCGCAGGCGCTTCGGCCACTTCACCGAGGACCCGGACGAGGGACAGCTCGCCGGGTCCTTCTTGCTGGATCAGACCGCGCGCCGCAGGGCGATGGCCACCCGCTGCGCGCGGAACCGGATCGGCTGGGCTGTCCAGCTCGGCACCATCCGCTACCTGGGCACCTTCCTGAACAACCCCGAAGAGGTGCCCGCCGGGGTGGTCGCCTGGTTCGCGCTCGCCCGCTGGCTGTACCAGCGGGCCTGGATCGGCAACGAACGCCCCACCCTGCTGCTCGACCTCGCGACCAAACGCCTGGTGGACAAGAAGGTGGTGCTGCCCGGGGTGACCGTGCTGGAACGGCTGGTCTCCGGCAACCGCGAGCGGGCCGAGAAACGCCTGTGGGCCACCCTCGCCGCGGTGAAGGTGGGCTCGGGGTCGGCAGGACCGCGACGTTGTCCCCCGGCTGTCGCAGCTGTTCGTCCTCCCGTATCGACCCGCCCCGCGTCGCCGCCCGAACCGCCACCCCGCGCGTCATCGACGGCGGGGGCACCCTGA
- a CDS encoding GFA family protein encodes MNATPAADAQGAETAGERTGGCLCGRIRFTTRGPAVFPHTCVCRHCQKLGGTPVMWWVGFETVTWTGEGGEPTWYETFEGEAKRGFCPTCGSRLAAIDSDIPEIGINVTALDDTSGPDLVPIHASFRDNAVHWLLSVPETEHSTAG; translated from the coding sequence ATGAACGCCACCCCCGCCGCCGACGCCCAGGGAGCCGAAACAGCCGGGGAACGTACCGGCGGCTGCCTGTGCGGCCGCATCCGCTTCACAACCCGAGGTCCGGCCGTCTTCCCCCACACCTGTGTCTGCCGCCACTGTCAAAAGCTCGGCGGCACACCAGTGATGTGGTGGGTGGGATTCGAGACGGTCACCTGGACCGGTGAGGGCGGCGAGCCAACCTGGTACGAGACCTTCGAAGGCGAGGCGAAACGCGGCTTCTGCCCGACCTGCGGCAGCCGCCTCGCGGCGATCGACAGCGACATCCCAGAGATTGGCATCAACGTCACCGCCCTCGACGACACCAGCGGCCCAGACCTCGTGCCGATCCACGCGTCCTTCCGCGACAACGCCGTGCACTGGCTGCTGTCGGTGCCGGAGACCGAGCACAGCACGGCCGGTTGA
- a CDS encoding GFA family protein translates to MCSCEHCTRLSGSPAMAWVGFHRDALKWTGQAGEPAYFSTWPTLHRGSCQRCRTQLNSVADGSDMIMVTIFSLTRSAELVPVGHSYREAAAPWMTITLAPDPQRST, encoded by the coding sequence CTGTGCTCGTGCGAGCACTGCACGCGCCTGTCCGGTTCTCCCGCGATGGCCTGGGTCGGTTTCCACAGGGACGCCCTGAAGTGGACGGGCCAGGCAGGAGAGCCGGCCTACTTCTCCACTTGGCCGACTCTCCACCGAGGATCCTGCCAGCGCTGCCGCACCCAGCTCAACTCTGTCGCGGACGGCTCGGACATGATCATGGTGACGATCTTCAGCCTCACCCGCAGCGCCGAACTGGTCCCGGTCGGACACAGCTACCGCGAGGCGGCGGCGCCCTGGATGACCATCACACTCGCGCCCGACCCGCAACGCAGCACGTGA
- a CDS encoding phosphotransferase family protein produces the protein MPVPPTSGRLQWIDVPPPLRARLETALGAPVTDAVTPGGGFGHQLAAALRLDSGRRVFVKAAPDDDPLTAANLHEAAVLDTLPRGAPAPDLLGIHRAADWTAVVIAHLDGPHPDLSAASGDAEQTWDLLAKLTSSPAPAPYTAAVSAVPSTAAALHGWDELAADPPDDLAPAARVHLPQLAELEAAWPALACGTRIVHGDLRADNMVRDHDQGVTFVDWAHATTGPACIDAASLAPQLVLAGHAPADIARLLRDHPATASSPDTTTAFLAALTGHWHRNARRPSPPGAPGLRAYQRRAAAAGLALLGYRLR, from the coding sequence ATGCCTGTACCGCCCACCAGCGGCCGTCTGCAATGGATTGACGTCCCCCCGCCGCTGCGCGCTCGCCTCGAAACCGCCCTCGGCGCACCCGTCACCGACGCGGTCACCCCGGGCGGCGGCTTCGGCCACCAGCTCGCCGCCGCCCTCCGCCTGGACAGCGGCCGACGGGTCTTCGTCAAGGCCGCCCCCGACGACGACCCGCTCACTGCCGCCAACCTCCACGAGGCGGCCGTCCTCGACACTCTGCCGCGTGGCGCTCCGGCCCCGGACCTGCTGGGCATCCACCGCGCCGCCGACTGGACCGCCGTCGTCATCGCCCACCTCGACGGACCCCACCCGGACCTCTCTGCGGCCTCCGGCGACGCCGAACAGACTTGGGACCTGCTGGCCAAGCTCACCTCCAGCCCCGCCCCCGCGCCGTACACCGCGGCGGTGAGCGCCGTGCCCTCCACGGCGGCGGCCCTGCACGGCTGGGACGAGCTTGCCGCCGATCCGCCGGACGACCTCGCCCCCGCCGCCCGCGTCCACCTGCCGCAGCTCGCCGAACTGGAAGCGGCCTGGCCCGCCCTGGCCTGCGGCACCCGCATCGTCCACGGCGACCTGCGGGCCGACAACATGGTCCGCGACCACGACCAGGGTGTGACCTTCGTGGACTGGGCGCACGCCACCACCGGCCCGGCCTGCATCGACGCCGCTTCCCTCGCGCCGCAGCTCGTCCTCGCCGGACACGCGCCCGCAGACATCGCCCGTCTGCTCCGTGACCACCCCGCCACCGCCAGCAGTCCCGACACCACCACGGCGTTCCTCGCTGCGCTCACCGGCCACTGGCACCGCAACGCCCGCAGGCCCTCGCCCCCCGGCGCCCCCGGACTGCGCGCCTACCAACGCCGCGCGGCAGCCGCCGGCCTCGCCCTCCTCGGCTACCGCCTGCGTTGA
- a CDS encoding DUF296 domain-containing protein: protein MIVFEVFSGELVDGLSRQAAEAGITDAAIVSLIGAADSFTVSTMPEGDALKDNITKYDLPGEMTGTGEIRNGFVHLHVVMGVEGDRAIAGHLHEAVVGTHFARAYAIPIA from the coding sequence GTGATCGTCTTTGAAGTCTTCTCCGGTGAGCTAGTCGACGGGTTGAGCCGCCAGGCCGCCGAGGCCGGCATCACCGATGCGGCGATCGTCTCTTTGATCGGGGCCGCCGACTCCTTCACCGTCTCGACCATGCCCGAAGGCGACGCCCTCAAGGACAACATCACGAAGTACGACCTGCCCGGCGAGATGACCGGCACCGGCGAGATCCGCAACGGCTTTGTCCACCTCCACGTCGTCATGGGCGTCGAAGGCGACCGCGCCATCGCCGGACACCTCCACGAAGCCGTCGTCGGCACCCACTTCGCACGCGCCTACGCCATCCCCATCGCCTAA
- a CDS encoding GNAT family N-acetyltransferase, translating into MSPDDWHLTEDLDDFLARAGDFLQSRPALHTVPLTVTEALRTRGADAYGADAPIFGLLERAGEVRATFFRTPPRRLTLTPLTPEEADSLAAQLAGLGHPLPGVNADHDTASFFAEAWQRRTGAIPTLHERERLYRLGTLTPPEPFPEGRGRVANEQDREQLMLWHREFVTDIGGTPSADNSSWADTRIAHERVTLWETPDGTPVSMAGRTPMVAGQIRVAPVYTPAHLRGRGYAGAATVEVSRAALAAGAAEVLLFADLANPTSNGLYQRIGYRPITDFALYDF; encoded by the coding sequence ATGAGTCCGGATGACTGGCACCTCACCGAAGACCTCGACGACTTTCTCGCTCGCGCCGGAGACTTCCTGCAGTCGCGTCCCGCCCTGCACACCGTCCCGCTGACGGTGACCGAGGCACTGCGTACGCGCGGGGCGGACGCGTACGGCGCCGACGCCCCCATCTTCGGCCTGCTGGAACGGGCGGGCGAGGTCCGTGCGACCTTCTTCCGTACCCCGCCCCGCCGCCTGACCCTCACCCCCCTCACCCCCGAAGAGGCCGACAGCCTCGCCGCTCAACTAGCCGGCCTCGGCCATCCCCTCCCCGGCGTCAACGCGGACCACGACACCGCCAGCTTCTTCGCAGAGGCTTGGCAGCGGCGCACGGGCGCGATACCGACGCTGCACGAGCGGGAGCGCCTGTACCGCTTGGGCACGCTCACGCCACCAGAACCGTTCCCTGAGGGCCGGGGGCGAGTCGCGAACGAGCAGGACCGCGAGCAACTCATGCTTTGGCACCGCGAGTTCGTCACCGACATCGGAGGAACCCCCTCTGCGGACAACAGCTCATGGGCGGACACGCGCATCGCCCACGAACGCGTCACGCTCTGGGAAACCCCGGACGGCACCCCCGTCTCCATGGCGGGCAGGACGCCCATGGTCGCGGGCCAGATCCGGGTGGCCCCCGTCTATACCCCGGCACACCTGCGCGGTCGCGGTTACGCCGGCGCCGCGACAGTCGAGGTGAGCCGGGCCGCTCTAGCCGCAGGCGCGGCGGAGGTCCTGCTGTTTGCGGACCTGGCCAACCCCACCAGCAACGGCCTCTATCAGCGGATTGGGTACCGCCCGATTACTGACTTCGCGCTGTACGACTTCTAG
- a CDS encoding sugar nucleotide-binding protein, with product MTLLIVGGSGFLGTELVRQAVLAGRPTAATYTTRPGSAPGITWRSLDLRDPGSVEAVVAEVNPRVIVNASSGGADWAVTAEGPVRLAIAAAKAGSRMIQVSTDAVFSGKSHVPYDEHCRPDPITPYGAAKAAAETVLLLHPDAVVARTSLIIGDGQSEHERTVHALATGTRDGVLFTDDFRCPVHASDLAAALLELASGDTTGVHHLGGNQALSRHELGVLIARRDGLDASRLPTGLRADSTLPGPLDIRLDSRSTQRKLRTTLRGAHQFLAPGQPHQHPCQSS from the coding sequence ATGACGCTGCTGATCGTAGGTGGGTCCGGGTTCCTGGGCACCGAGCTGGTCCGGCAAGCTGTATTGGCGGGGCGCCCGACAGCCGCGACCTATACGACCAGGCCCGGCAGTGCTCCGGGGATTACCTGGCGCAGTCTCGACCTGCGGGATCCAGGGAGCGTGGAAGCGGTCGTGGCCGAGGTGAACCCTCGCGTCATCGTCAATGCGTCGAGCGGCGGGGCCGACTGGGCAGTCACAGCCGAGGGACCCGTCCGCCTCGCGATCGCCGCGGCGAAGGCCGGAAGCAGAATGATCCAGGTCTCCACCGACGCCGTCTTCTCCGGCAAGAGCCACGTTCCCTACGACGAACACTGCAGGCCCGACCCCATCACCCCGTACGGAGCGGCGAAGGCCGCCGCGGAAACGGTGCTGCTGCTTCATCCGGACGCCGTCGTGGCCCGCACCTCGCTGATCATCGGCGACGGCCAGTCCGAGCACGAACGCACCGTCCACGCACTGGCCACCGGCACCCGCGATGGCGTCCTCTTCACAGACGACTTCCGATGCCCGGTCCACGCGAGCGATCTGGCCGCAGCGCTCCTCGAACTCGCGTCGGGCGACACGACAGGCGTCCACCACCTCGGCGGGAACCAGGCTCTCAGCCGGCACGAGCTGGGCGTGCTCATCGCCCGACGCGACGGACTCGACGCATCGCGACTGCCCACCGGCCTACGGGCCGACAGCACCCTGCCCGGGCCCCTCGACATCCGCCTGGACAGCCGCTCGACACAGCGCAAGTTGCGCACCACGCTGCGCGGCGCGCACCAGTTCCTCGCCCCGGGACAGCCTCACCAACACCCTTGCCAATCAAGTTAG